CAAGGTCATCTGTACGGCTGGGTGGTGAATGGTGAGCGCGACCATTAACGGCGCGGGTGGTAAAACGAAGCTTCGGCTTGGTGCCACTGATTAGTTGGTGATCGAACAAACATAAATACGTATTACCAACGCCTGCTAGGGCGTTTTTTAGTAGGCTAAACCGAAAACGTAGGTTTATAATGAGTGGTGGTAGCAATACCGCAATTGTACAGACAAGCGACGGGCGTTAACGACCGACGAACTAAGGGGAAACTTTTAGTAGTAGAATTGTACTCTGGTTCAGTTATTCCAAATAACTGTTTCCAGGGAACAATTCTGCGCTCAAAACGTCACTCCCTCTAAACTGAATGGAAAACCATAACCCGTCAAGTCAAAACCAACATTAGAATCAAGAAAGTTGATGATTTAAAATGCTTGATTTAAGAGATTGTGAGATTGCTTTTACCGGACGTCTAACTACCATGACTCGGGATCAAGCTTTTAGTTTGGCGAAAGTCTTTGGGGCGAAACCACAAAATTGGGTTACGAAACAGACAGATTATTTAGTGGTTGGGTTAATTGAGACGGCTTTAGGTGAGGAGCCCATCACAAAAAAGTTATTGACGGGAACACCAACGATTTCAGAACGGGATTTTTTGGACTGGTGTCAGGCACGATTGGCGCAATGGTCTAGGAGTTTAGGCGGTTAAATTCACAAAGTGAGTTACTGATTTTTTTGGGATTTTTCATCTAGACCACTCCTCTACCGTCAAATTTCACAAAGGCCAAATAACGGATCGTTGTTTTATCAGGGTGAATGGTGGTTACTTGGGATAAGCCCCATTATGTGAAGTAGAAATTGGTATACTAAAAAAGGCTCCCGGATAGATACTCAAAAGTTGGACTTTTCCACAGCCAATTTCTCACCAGCAGAAATTCAAAAGCAAAACCA
Above is a window of Lactiplantibacillus paraplantarum DNA encoding:
- a CDS encoding BRCT domain-containing protein, which codes for MTRDQAFSLAKVFGAKPQNWVTKQTDYLVVGLIETALGEEPITKKLLTGTPTISERDFLDWCQARLAQWSRSLGG